A portion of the Eupeodes corollae chromosome X unlocalized genomic scaffold, idEupCoro1.1 SUPER_X_unloc_5, whole genome shotgun sequence genome contains these proteins:
- the LOC129953451 gene encoding uncharacterized protein LOC129953451: MATLQSEYWILHLKSTVKHCIHKCFKCYRFNATEMQQKMVNLPTLRVSQACPFQTSGVAYAGPVQLKAWKGRCSKITKAYIAIFVCFCTKAVHLELVSDYTTSAFIAAFRRFTARRGICSNLYSDCGTNFKGAANIMDAKRNFMPKQWTKDIAKILQENGTQWHFNPPAAPHFGGFWEAGVKSMKYHLKRVIGHYTLTFEEYATILTQVEACLNSRPLCPVNEDPDDLSILTPGHFLIGSALNTAPEKDFTQLKESHLDRWQLMQKIHQDVWKK, translated from the coding sequence ATGGCTACACTTCAATCGGAATATTGGATTCTACACTTGAAATCTACAGTCAAACACTGTATccacaaatgttttaaatgctaCAGATTCAATGCAACAGAGATGCAGCAGAAAATGGTCAACTTGCCAACGTTGCGAGTGAGTCAAGCGTGCCCATTTCAAACATCGGGAGTTGCTTATGCTGGTCCTGTTCAACTCAAAGCTTGGAAAGGGCGATGTAGCAAAATTACAAAAGCGTATATCgcgatttttgtatgtttttgcaCAAAAGCAGTTCATCTTGAGCTTGTTAGCGATTACACCACATCCGCATTTATCGCAGCTTTTAGACGTTTCACTGCTCGCCGTGGAATATGTTCAAATTTGTACAGCGATTGTGGTACGAATTTCAAAGGGGCTGCAAATATCATGGATGCAAAGAGAAACTTCATGCCAAAGCAGTGGACAAAAGACATCgcaaaaattcttcaagagaACGGTACACAATGGCATTTCAACCCACCTGCTGCTCCACATTTTGGTGGTTTTTGGGAGGCAGGTGTGAAGTCCATGAAGTACCACTTAAAGCGCGTTATCGGGCACTACACCCTTACCTTTGAGGAATACGCCACCATACTCACTCAAGTGGAAGCTTGCTTAAATTCCCGCCCACTTTGTCCTGTAAATGAAGATCCTGATGATCTCTCAATCTTGACACCAGGACACTTTTTGATTGGGTCAGCACTTAACACAGCACCAGAAAAGGATTTCACACAACTTAAAGAATCTCATTTAGATAGATGGCAACTTATGCAAAAAATCCACCAAGATGTTTGGAAAAAGTGA
- the LOC129953452 gene encoding uncharacterized protein LOC129953452, giving the protein MATLQSEYWILHLKSTVKHCIHKCFKCYRFNATEMQQKMVNLPTLRVSQACPFQTSGVAYAGPVQLKGRCSKITKAYIAIFVCFCTKAVHLELVSDYTTSAFIAAFRRFTARRGICSNLYSDCGTNFKGAANIMDAKRNFMPKQWTKDIAKILQENGTQWHFNPPAAPHFGGFWEAGVKSMKYHLKRVIGHYTLPLRNTPPYSLKWKLA; this is encoded by the coding sequence ATGGCTACACTTCAATCGGAATATTGGATTCTACACTTGAAATCTACAGTCAAACACTGTATccacaaatgttttaaatgctaCAGATTCAATGCAACAGAGATGCAGCAGAAAATGGTCAACTTGCCAACGTTGCGAGTGAGTCAAGCGTGCCCATTTCAAACATCGGGAGTTGCTTATGCTGGTCCTGTTCAACTCAAAGGGCGATGTAGCAAAATTACAAAAGCGTATATCgcgatttttgtatgtttttgcaCAAAAGCAGTTCATCTTGAGCTTGTTAGCGATTACACCACATCCGCATTTATCGCAGCTTTTAGACGTTTCACTGCTCGCCGTGGAATATGTTCAAATTTGTACAGCGATTGTGGTACGAATTTCAAAGGGGCTGCAAATATCATGGATGCAAAGAGAAACTTCATGCCAAAGCAGTGGACAAAAGACATCgcaaaaattcttcaagagaACGGTACACAATGGCATTTCAACCCACCTGCTGCTCCACATTTTGGTGGTTTTTGGGAGGCAGGTGTGAAGTCCATGAAGTACCACTTAAAGCGCGTTATCGGGCACTACACCCTACCTTTGAGGAATACGCCACCATACTCACTCAAGTGGAAGCTTGCTTAA
- the LOC129953453 gene encoding uncharacterized protein LOC129953453: MTEVPLAALNSLHYFLPHHAVVKEASSTTKLRNVFDASCKTSDGTSLNDHLYIGPRLQDDVFDHIARFRRFKVAFSADITKMYRQIWVTPDDLMYQLVLWRDVEVKAYRLNTVTFGTASAPYLAIRTLQQLASDERDASKIALKNFYVDDVIHRADSVIEAVEMQTQLIKMLKKGGFPLRKWASNCEELLMSVPEEDREVQIPLSFDAKNAIKTLGIQWHPAKDVFAFKISLPEHTKITKRTILSDLARLYDPMGWIAPCVIIGKIIMQETWKDKQTWESELPSSIISAWQSLKAALSLLEAIQIPRWLNLTNESKVEVHGFCYASEKAYAAAIYLRVTTGNETNINLIVSKTRVTPLKTKSLAGLELCGALLLAQLLVHTVDTMELQSAKLFTWCDSQITLAWIKSAPYLRTTFVANRVAEIQELTDTFHLRRTPLTLHLEESLLMISFRIDSSGMVLNS; this comes from the coding sequence ATGACTGAGGTACCACTTGCTGCGCTTAATTCTCTTCACTACTTCCTTCCTCACCATGCCGTGGTAAAAGAAGCTAGCTCGACTACAAAACTGCGGAATGTTTTTGACGCGTCTTGTAAAACATCCGATGGTACGTCGCTTAATGATCATCTTTATATTGGTCCTAGATTACAAGATGACGTCTTTGACCATATCGCAAGGTTTAGGAGAttcaaagtagcattttcaGCCGACATCACTAAAATGTATAGGCAAATTTGGGTCACTCCAGATGATTTAATGTATCAACTTGTGCTATGGCGAGATGTAGAAGTGAAGGCATACCGCCTTAACACAGTCACTTTTGGTACGGCCTCGGCACCTTACTTAGCCATCCGAACGCTCCAACAATTGGCATCTGATGAACGTGATGCATCGAAAATAGCCTTAAAAAACTTCTACGTCGATGATGTAATTCACAGGGCAGACTCAGTGATAGAGGCGGTGGAGATGCAGACACAGCTCATAAAGATGTTGAAGAAAGGAGGGTTTCCATTACGAAAATGGGCAAGTAACTGCGAGGAGCTGTTGATGTCTGTACCAGAGGAAGATAGGGAGGTACAAATCCCATTATCGTTTGatgcaaaaaatgcaataaaaactcTTGGCATTCAGTGGCATCCTGCAAAGGatgtttttgcatttaaaatctcGCTTccagaacatacaaaaattacaaagagAACTATACTATCAGATCTTGCTCGCCTGTACGATCCAATGGGTTGGATAGCACCTTGCGTCATCATCGGAAAAATCATAATGCAAGAAACTTGGAAAGATAAACAAACATGGGAATCTGAGCTCCCATCGTCAATCATCTCTGCGTGGCAAAGTTTGAAAGCTGCACTGAGCCTTTTAGAGGCCATCCAGATCCCCCGCTGGTTAAATCTCACCAATGAATCAAAGGTCGAGGTCCACGGATTTTGCTATGCATCTGAAAAGGCATATGCGGCAGCAATATATCTTAGAGTTACCACCGGAAATGAAACGAACATTAATCTCATCGTGTCAAAAACTAGAGTGACACCTCTTAAAACTAAATCTTTAGCTGGGTTGGAGCTTTGTGGAGCTCTGCTTCTGGCACAGTTGTTGGTACACACTGTGGATACGATGGAACTTCAATCTGCAAAACTGTTCACTTGGTGCGACTCTCAAATTACTCTAGCTTGGATTAAAAGCGCACCCTACCTGAGAACAACGTTCGTTGCCAACAGAGTGGCAGAAATCCAAGAACTGACTGATACGTTCCATCTAAGGAGAACCCCGCTGACATTGCATCTCGAGGAGTCTCTCCTAATGATCTCATTCAGAATCGACAGTAGTGGAATGGTCCTGAATTCCTAA